One SAR324 cluster bacterium DNA segment encodes these proteins:
- a CDS encoding SAM-dependent methyltransferase has translation AELTMTLSELCEELAGLELVHALETERSVIEGRLHHGHDAVIQILAVKP, from the coding sequence GCCGAACTGACAATGACGCTCTCTGAATTGTGTGAGGAACTGGCAGGCTTGGAGCTGGTTCATGCCTTGGAAACGGAACGATCAGTGATTGAGGGTCGATTACACCATGGCCATGATGCGGTCATTCAGATTTTGGCTGTTAAACCCTAA